From the Chryseobacterium sp. G0201 genome, the window TCTTTCGCGAACAGGGCAGTCTTTGATCTGACAGACAGGACATGAAACAGTTCTGCAATCATCCATGTGAAAATTAAATTCCACGGTTCGTTTTGTATTTTTAGCTAAAAGAATAATTACATTTTCCATTTCTTTATGGGCATCCCGAAGGGTGTAATACCAAGGAAGTGTGATATGAGCATCGATATGTAAAGAGGCTCCAAATTGTTGGATCTTCATGTTGTGGATGTCAATCCATTCTGTTTTTTTGTTGTTTTCAAGAACTGCAACGATTTGATTTAATAAGTCAGGATCTTGTTCATCCATAATCCCGCTTAACGATTTGCGGACGATTTTATAGCCTACAAAAATGATATAAATCCCGAAAATTAAAGCAACAGCAGAATCTATCCAATAAATTTTAGTAAAATAAACGATCACTAAACTGAGTACAACACCCAATGTTGTAAAAGTGTCCGACTGCAGATGTTTTCCGGAAGCGATAAGAACTAATGAATTTTCATTTTCCCCTTTTTTAATGGAAATATAGCCGAGGAAATAATTTATAATTGCTGTTGCGGCGATGATCCAGATTCCCCAATCAAGTTTGTTTAATATTTTTCCTGTTATTAGGCTGTTTGCTCCTTCATAGATGATCATAATACCCGCAATGGCGATCAAAGCACCTTCTATTCCCGATGTTACGAATTCTACTTTTCCGTGGCCGTAAGGGTGGTCTTCGTCCTTTGGTTTTGCTGCAAGATGTAAGGAGTACAGTCCCATAAACGCACTGATGACATTAACGATACTTTCCATTGCATCAGAAAACACGGCATCGGAATTAGTTAATTTCCATGCAATGATTTTACCGATGAATAAAATAACTCCAAAAGCAGCAATCCATTTTTGAAAGCCTATTTTATCTTTATTGATATTCTTCTGAACGTTCATAAGTTTGATAAAAAAAAGAATCTCAATTTTGAGACTCTTTTTTATTTTGTTAGTTTATACTAAGTTGTTTGCTACCAGGTATTCTGCGATCTGTACTGCGTTGGTTGCAGCGCCTTTTCGCAGATTGTCTGCTACAATCCAGAGATTCAGTGTTTTGGGCTGGGAGAGGTCTCGTCTGATTCTTCCCACAAAAACCTCGTCTTTCCCTTCTGAATATAATGGCATTGGATATTCGTTGTTTTTAACGTTATCCATTACAATTACTCCCGGAGTTTCAGATAAGATTTTTCTTACTTCATCAAGTTCAAATTCATTTTCAAATTCGATGTTTACACTTTCAGAATGTCCTCCCTGAACCGGAACTCTTACTGCAGTTGCCGTTAAATTAAATGTATCGTCACCTAAAATTTTCTTAGGCTCTTTCATTAATTTAATTTCTTCCTTCGTATAATCATCATCAGAAAAGACATCACAATGAGGCAATGCATTTTTGAATATCTGATAAGGATATACTTTTGCAACAGACTCATCTCCGTTTATTTCTCCGTTTAATTGATCTACAGCAGCTTTACCGGTTCCTGTCACAGATTGGTAAGTAGAAACAATTACTCTTTTTAAATCATATCTTTTGTTTAATGGACCTAAAACCATCACCAACTGAATCGTAGAACAGTTCGGATTTGCAATGATTTTATCTTCCTTCGTCAATACATTTGCATTGATTTCCGGAACCACTAATTTTTTATCAGGATCCATTCTCCAAGCTGAAGAATTATCGATCACTGTAATGCCTGCTTCAGCAAATTTCGGGGCATATTCAAGAGATGTTGAACCTCCAGCCGAGAAAATTGCGATATCAGGTTTGGCAGCTATAGCGTCATCGATGCTTACGATAGTGTAATCTACCTGTTTATACTTCACCTGTTTACCAATAGATCTTTCCGAAGCTACCGGAATTAATTCTGTTACAGGGAAATTTCTCTCTTCGAGAACTTTAAGCATCACTTGTCCAACCATTCCTGTTGAACCTACTACAGCTACTTTCATTGTTTGATTAAAAAATTTAAATTAATATATAATTAAGCTCCAAAGACTCTTGTCCATGGAAATGCGAATGCAAATAGACCAACTGCAATTAATCCCATAATTACAATTTTCAAAGAAATAGTATCGCTAGATTTTACTTTTTTATTGATGATCGTCATCAATACCGCTGCAATTAGCATAGAAAATGGGTGTTCTACATATTGAAATCTTAAATCAGCGTTTTTCATTACTGATCCCATGTCCAAACCTTTTGTAAAATTAGTAATCAACATAATGATTCCAATTAAGAATTGAACGTGAAAGAAGATCATTGTGAAAAGGGTAGTCTTCTTTAAAAATTTATTCACTTTACCGCTGAAACCGAACATGGTAGCCAATAATGCAATAATAAATAATGTTACTAATAGAAGCTCTAAATACCCAAATCCCTTGTGGGCACTCAATAAAATCTTGTAAAAATCCATAATCCTAATTTTTCTTTTTTTCTAGTACACAAATATAGCAAAAATCCCGGCGATAAGCCGGGATTGATATTTATAAAATCTAATGTTTTTATATAATTAGAAGTTGAATGATAATGTTGCAGCCCATGTTCTTCCGAATCCGAATAATACTCTGTTACCGGTGGCAATACCGTCATACATATATCCAAGATCTTGGTAAGATTTCTTAGCTGTATTTGGTGTTACTCCATCAGCTAATGTTGTAGGAACATCTGTTGGAGCAAGATTTGTAGAAGCATCAGAAATGTAAGTTGTATCAAACAAGTTGTAAACGTTTGCTCCCACTGTGAAGTATTGAGCAGCATCTTTTAGTCTGATCTTGTAAGAAATTCCTAAATCAAATAAGTTGAAATCAGGTAATTGCATTACGCCCTTTTCTTGTGCAGCTTGGTTAGAGAATGTTGCAATATCAATTGAAGAGTACAATTTCCCAACATATCTCCAAGTTCCAAAGATACTAAGATCTTTTACTGGTTTTACAGTAGCTCCTAATGACGCTGTCATTTGCGGGATACTGTTGTTGCTCGTTCCTCCAACTTTTACTTTATCTAAATAAAGAGTTGTAGATGTAGAAGAACCGGATAAAGTAAGTGGGTTGTTGTTGTCATCAAATGCAGCTCCTGTTGCATTACCTTTATAATAGTAATCTCCCCAAGAGAACATACCTTGAAGCTCCAAGAAGTTTGTCACTTTATAAGTTGCATCAAACTCTACTCCTTGGTGAATTTCAGTAATACCACTGATCTCAGCATATCCAGTAGCTGTAGTGTTGTCTGGTAATGTGAAAACTTGGTTAGTTCTTCTTAACCATCTGTCTCCCCAAGAAGTTCTGTATACGTTAACGTTAGCACTAAAGTTTGAGGATCTGAAACCATAACCAATTTCAGCAGAGAAAATTTTCTCATTAGTTAAAGTTGGATTAACTACTTGGAAGTTACTTGGATAAACAGAATTGAAGAAAGGCTGTTTGCTATAATACCCAACGTTTGCAAAAACGTTATGATTTTCATTGATGTTATAGTTAGCTCCTCCTTTAATGTTATATCCAAAAAGGTTTTTGAATCCTGTTTTAGTATTAACAGTTTGGCCTTGTTGTTTTGTTACTCCATCCTGAATGAAGTTATCAATTCTTTGATATCCTTGGTTAGATACTGACCCTTGTAAGAATGCTGATAAATTGTTTTTAGAATATTCAACTTGACCAAAACCACTGTACCAGATTACTTCTCCGTCATTACTGTATCCTATTTGATCTTCAATTGGAGCTGTTTTTCCTCCAAATGGATTCCAAGAAAGTTGTTGATAATCATATGTTTTACTAACAACCTTTGGAGCAATATTTTTATTAGTAGAATCTTTATATCCTGAAGCTCCATAAAGGTCTGAAACTACTTGATAGTGATATCCATAATAATATCTGTCATCAGTACCAATTGAGAAATTCCAATTGTCATTAATTTTATGTTGGAAGTTAGCCAAGATACCATACCAGTTGTGAGAGTTAATACTTGATCTACGTACTAAAGTACTTGAAGCAGCTGCAGTATTTACATTAACAGCTTGATTCGCTGCAAAAATAGCATCATAATTAAAATGTCCGTTGGTGTCGTAAAAGCTAGTTATTCCTTTTCCTCCAACTCTTCCTATTTCTCCGGTTCCACCACCTCTACCATTAGACATGTATGCAACTGTACTTAACTTTGATTTTTCATTAATGTTAAAATCCCAGTTTAACATCATTACTGGTTTAGAGTAATAATTTGCTCTGTTAGCTAATGCTACTTTATTACCACTACCATCAGTATAGTAACCATAATCAGAATTGTATTGTCTGTATGGTGATCCGTCACGATCTGGATTAAAATTAATGTAGTTTTGAATTGTAGATGAGTAAGTTCTTTGATTGTGCCACTGAGGTGCAGATGTCAAAGTAAACTGGAAGTTATGTTTTTTGTTTGGTTCCCAACCTAAAGCAAAATAATAAGCGTAAGACTCATAATCAGTATTTTCTATATAAGTACCTCCTGCCTGTCTGCTCATTAAGATAGATGAAGACCATCCATCGTTAGATTTACCTGTGTTATATGCAAAAGATGTTTTAAAATAGTCGTCGTTACCAACACCTAATCTTATTACACCTCCTTTTTTCATATCTGCAGATTTTGTTAAGAAGTTCATAGTACCTCCAACAGAAGCAATAGCTAATTTTGAAGATCCTAAACCTCTTTGTACTTGTAGAGTACTTGTAACGTCAGATAATCCAGTCCAGTTTGAGAAATAAACAGTACCACCTTCCATGTCATTTACAGGCATACCGTTTACCATTACTGCAATGTTTCTAGATTCAAATCCACGCATAGTAATCTGAGAGTCTCCGAAACCACCACCACCTTTTGTAGCATATACAGATGGCGTTGTGTTTAGCAATTCTACAAGCTCTTGGTTTCCTTGTCTTTCAAGAATTTGTGCAGCTTTAATTGTAGAAACTGCTACTGGAGTTTTTCTATCTTTAGCGATATCAGTAACTCCTCTTAGGATTACCTCCTCAATATCTTTAGACCTAGTTGAGTTAACAGTGTCTTTAGTTTCTTGAGCGTAATAAACACTAGCTGTAGATAACGTAATAGCTACAGTCAGTATCGATTTGTTGATTAATTTCATAATCGTTAGTAATAGTTAGATTTAATTTTCTGCAAAATTGGGGAAATAAATTTTAACTAATATTAACTGTATGTTAATTTTTATTCAATCTTAATAACTTGTAAGCTCTTGATTGTTAGAAATTTAAACTAAAATCGAATTTTCGCATGAAAAAAATCATATTATTGAATTTTTAACAAATAGGGGTTGTTTTTGTTAAAAATACAACGCTATTTCACCGCTTTGAGACTCAAATCAATATTCTCTGCAGAGTGAGTAAGGGCTCCTGCTGAGATATAAGTAACGCCTGTAGCAGCGATTTCTTTTAACATATCGCGGGTAATTCCTCCGGACGCTTCCGATTCGCAAGCACCATTGATGAGTTTTACGGCCTGCTTCATCGTTTTTACATTCATGTTATCAAGCATGATTCTGTCAACTTTTGCTTTGATAGCTTCTTCAACTTCTTCAAGATTTCTGGTTTCAACCTCAATCTTTAATTTCTTTTTATTTTTCTTGATGTAATCTTTTGCCATTTTTACGGCATTGGTGATGCTTCCGTTGTAATCAATGTGGTTGTCTTTCAGCATGATCATGTCGTAAAGACCATATCTGTGGTTGGTTCCGCCACCGATTGCAACTGCCCATTTTTCGCAAACTCTGAAATTAGGAGTTGTTTTTCTAGTGTCCAACAATTTAGTTTTTGTTCCAACCAATCTTGAATCCCAATCATTAGTAAGGGTTGCGATTCCGCTCATCCTTTGCATGCAGTTTAAAACAAGTCTTTCTGTGGAAAGTATAGATCTTGCGCTTCCGGTAACGATAAAAGCTATGTCTCCAACCTTCGCGGGAGTTCCGTCTTTAATGAAATTCTCGACTTTTAAGTTTTTATCAAAAGTTTTAAAAATGATTTCAGCCAATTCTACACCTGCCAAAATACAGTTTTGTTTTACTAAAAGTTTCGCACTTTGTTCCAAATCTTTCGGAATAGTGGAAAGGGTAGAGTGATCGCCATCCTGAATGTCTTCTTCTAAAGCATTTTTTATAAATTGTTTTAAAACTTTATCTGTAACGTAAGCTGGTCTTTTCATATTTTTAATTTTAGTAATAAAAGGAAGATCGTTTTCCGAACAATAGATCGTGAATAATAAAAAGCAACAGAACTTCGTTTTCTCGTGCATTTATTTTTTCAAATTCTATACTGTCTTTTATTTTTGTATTATTTTGATTAATTCCTTCGAACTCTAGAACTTGTTTTTCGTATCGTCCTTGAGGTATGAGTTTATAACTCCATTTAAAAGTTTCCCAATTATATTCTTGAGTATAATAAATGATTTTATTATTGTCGAATCTTAAAATTGGATATTGGTGATTATTAACATAGTATAATGTTAATCTTAACTTATTATCTTTAATGATGCTATTTAAATCAAATTTTAAACTTCCATAATAATCCGGCTTGCCTAGACCATTCATATTACATAAAAGGTTTAGTACTAAAGGATATTTTGATCGTGGAACTAAAATTTTCTTCATGATTGTAATTCCATATAACCCGCAAATTGCAGCTATAAGAATTAATCCCATCATAATAATCCCATCCAAAATATTATTCACTTTAAAATCTCTACCTGAAAAAAAATACATTAATATAATACCACAAATCAATGAAATTATCATTCTTGAATAAAATAAGATATTGATTGTTGTAAGAATATTTAAATTCAGAGTTTTCATTAATTGATGAAATTAAGCTAAGTCTTTATTATAAAACGCTCCTTTATTCTCGGTCATTTCGATAGATTGAGTGATGATGAGGTGAGCAACGGTTGTTAAATTTCTCAGTTCAGACAATTGTGGTGAAAGAATAGAGTAATGGTATATTTCGTCAACGGCGGCGGCAATTTCCTGATGTTTTTGTAGCGCCATAGTTAAACGTTTGTTACTTCTTACGATTCCGACAAGGTCACTCATCATTTCCTGAAGTTGTTTTCTTAGATATGAAATGATCACCATTTCATCCATGATCTTCATACCTTCTTCATTCCATTCCGGAACTGCTTTTAAATCATCAAAGTTGAAATTATTTTCATTAAGCAATGCCATCGTTTTCATCGCAGCATTGTGTCCGAAAACTAAACCTTCAAGTAAGGAATTGGAAGCAAGTCTGTTAGCTCCATGTAGGCCTGAATTTGTACATTCTCCAACTGCGAAAAGGTTTTTGATGGATGATTGTCCATCTTTATCAACTTCAATTCCACCCATCAAATAATGGCAAGCCGGAACTACAGGAATAAGCTGTGTGAAAGGATCAATGGCTTCTTCTCTGCATTTTTTATAAATATTCGGAAAATGTTCCAAAAATTTTTCGTGATCCATATCGCGACAGTCTAAGCCTACATATTCATCACCTGAAACTTTCATTTCGTTGTCAATAGCTCTTGCGACAATATCTCTTGAAGCTAATTCTTCACGTTCATCATATTTCTGCATGAATTTTTCGCCTCTTTTTGTTCTTAATTTTGCTCCATCACCACGGACGGCTTCAGAAATTAAAAATAACATTCCATCAATTTTGCTATACAAAGCTGTAGGATGAAACTGGTAATACTGCATATTGGAAACCTGACCTTTCGCACGGGCTACAAAAGCAATTCCGTCGCCTGTTGCGATTTTTGGGTTGGTGGTGTTTTTGTAAACATGTCCCGCTCCGCCTGTTGCCACTAAAGTGATTTTGGAAGTGATTTTTTTTATCGTTTTAGA encodes:
- a CDS encoding TonB-dependent receptor — encoded protein: MKLINKSILTVAITLSTASVYYAQETKDTVNSTRSKDIEEVILRGVTDIAKDRKTPVAVSTIKAAQILERQGNQELVELLNTTPSVYATKGGGGFGDSQITMRGFESRNIAVMVNGMPVNDMEGGTVYFSNWTGLSDVTSTLQVQRGLGSSKLAIASVGGTMNFLTKSADMKKGGVIRLGVGNDDYFKTSFAYNTGKSNDGWSSSILMSRQAGGTYIENTDYESYAYYFALGWEPNKKHNFQFTLTSAPQWHNQRTYSSTIQNYINFNPDRDGSPYRQYNSDYGYYTDGSGNKVALANRANYYSKPVMMLNWDFNINEKSKLSTVAYMSNGRGGGTGEIGRVGGKGITSFYDTNGHFNYDAIFAANQAVNVNTAAASSTLVRRSSINSHNWYGILANFQHKINDNWNFSIGTDDRYYYGYHYQVVSDLYGASGYKDSTNKNIAPKVVSKTYDYQQLSWNPFGGKTAPIEDQIGYSNDGEVIWYSGFGQVEYSKNNLSAFLQGSVSNQGYQRIDNFIQDGVTKQQGQTVNTKTGFKNLFGYNIKGGANYNINENHNVFANVGYYSKQPFFNSVYPSNFQVVNPTLTNEKIFSAEIGYGFRSSNFSANVNVYRTSWGDRWLRRTNQVFTLPDNTTATGYAEISGITEIHQGVEFDATYKVTNFLELQGMFSWGDYYYKGNATGAAFDDNNNPLTLSGSSTSTTLYLDKVKVGGTSNNSIPQMTASLGATVKPVKDLSIFGTWRYVGKLYSSIDIATFSNQAAQEKGVMQLPDFNLFDLGISYKIRLKDAAQYFTVGANVYNLFDTTYISDASTNLAPTDVPTTLADGVTPNTAKKSYQDLGYMYDGIATGNRVLFGFGRTWAATLSFNF
- the nadB gene encoding L-aspartate oxidase yields the protein MIKADVLVIGSGISGLSYAIKVSEQLPDAKIIIVTKSDEDESNTKYAQGGLAVVTDSKNDNFEKHIEDTMRAGDGENKRDVVEMVVREAPARFNEIVEWGANFDKKNGEFALGREGGHTENRIVHHKDITGFEIERALLETANKSPNIEILDHHYVIDIITQHHVPGKELNQGDIHCYGAYILDEKSKTIKKITSKITLVATGGAGHVYKNTTNPKIATGDGIAFVARAKGQVSNMQYYQFHPTALYSKIDGMLFLISEAVRGDGAKLRTKRGEKFMQKYDEREELASRDIVARAIDNEMKVSGDEYVGLDCRDMDHEKFLEHFPNIYKKCREEAIDPFTQLIPVVPACHYLMGGIEVDKDGQSSIKNLFAVGECTNSGLHGANRLASNSLLEGLVFGHNAAMKTMALLNENNFNFDDLKAVPEWNEEGMKIMDEMVIISYLRKQLQEMMSDLVGIVRSNKRLTMALQKHQEIAAAVDEIYHYSILSPQLSELRNLTTVAHLIITQSIEMTENKGAFYNKDLA
- a CDS encoding cation diffusion facilitator family transporter — its product is MNVQKNINKDKIGFQKWIAAFGVILFIGKIIAWKLTNSDAVFSDAMESIVNVISAFMGLYSLHLAAKPKDEDHPYGHGKVEFVTSGIEGALIAIAGIMIIYEGANSLITGKILNKLDWGIWIIAATAIINYFLGYISIKKGENENSLVLIASGKHLQSDTFTTLGVVLSLVIVYFTKIYWIDSAVALIFGIYIIFVGYKIVRKSLSGIMDEQDPDLLNQIVAVLENNKKTEWIDIHNMKIQQFGASLHIDAHITLPWYYTLRDAHKEMENVIILLAKNTKRTVEFNFHMDDCRTVSCPVCQIKDCPVREREFVKRVEWTAENVTREVKHTVE
- the nadC gene encoding carboxylating nicotinate-nucleotide diphosphorylase, with the translated sequence MKRPAYVTDKVLKQFIKNALEEDIQDGDHSTLSTIPKDLEQSAKLLVKQNCILAGVELAEIIFKTFDKNLKVENFIKDGTPAKVGDIAFIVTGSARSILSTERLVLNCMQRMSGIATLTNDWDSRLVGTKTKLLDTRKTTPNFRVCEKWAVAIGGGTNHRYGLYDMIMLKDNHIDYNGSITNAVKMAKDYIKKNKKKLKIEVETRNLEEVEEAIKAKVDRIMLDNMNVKTMKQAVKLINGACESEASGGITRDMLKEIAATGVTYISAGALTHSAENIDLSLKAVK
- a CDS encoding aspartate-semialdehyde dehydrogenase encodes the protein MKVAVVGSTGMVGQVMLKVLEERNFPVTELIPVASERSIGKQVKYKQVDYTIVSIDDAIAAKPDIAIFSAGGSTSLEYAPKFAEAGITVIDNSSAWRMDPDKKLVVPEINANVLTKEDKIIANPNCSTIQLVMVLGPLNKRYDLKRVIVSTYQSVTGTGKAAVDQLNGEINGDESVAKVYPYQIFKNALPHCDVFSDDDYTKEEIKLMKEPKKILGDDTFNLTATAVRVPVQGGHSESVNIEFENEFELDEVRKILSETPGVIVMDNVKNNEYPMPLYSEGKDEVFVGRIRRDLSQPKTLNLWIVADNLRKGAATNAVQIAEYLVANNLV